From the genome of Coffea eugenioides isolate CCC68of unplaced genomic scaffold, Ceug_1.0 ScVebR1_23;HRSCAF=104, whole genome shotgun sequence, one region includes:
- the LOC113756560 gene encoding putative receptor-like protein kinase At3g47110, protein MELQSSISWGFWSSISMDILILLVVLAAINNSAVNHALATNRLQNETDRLALLEFKSQISDDPHAVLNSWNQTRHHCRWPGITCDSRHQRVTAITLTGWGLSGTISPHIGNLSFMKSIHLEENQFHGEIPQEVGHLFRLRFLNLSYNLLSGEIPVSLCNCSNMLSLTLTSNKLEGKVPIELSKLKKLENLYLSKNNLTGEIPSSLGNLSIPASVYNISSLHVFSIPVNSFHGNLPTDVGLTLPNLQVLQIGTNDFNGNIPLSITNASRLEQLDLDNNKLEGQVPSNLGDLSNLQLIELSGNWLGRNSTGDLNFIGSLTNNSNLYTIFLDENNFGGELPKSVANLTHGLTELGIEGNQLWGTIPEGLGNLVNLIVFDMSWNSLSGVIPSDFGKFQNLQYLGLERNRLSGEILSNLCNSSSLYHLGLADNLFEGSDVFSSILMNCGNLQYLDVSINNLSGVISPEFFEMHTLLLYLGLRQNTFSGSIPLEVGKLMHMVNFTVAYNRFSGEIPPSLADCLDLETHEMQANFFEGTIPSKLASLKAIQVLDLSFNNLAGQIPRDLEKLQPLRYLNLSYNDLYGKIPTTGIFGNASLIVLMGNNELCGGITELRFPPCPLIMGKKKEKHKIIVLLSTVLPVTFLALGIILLFYLGVYQKRYRREASSSFVLPTVDKLLRVSYHELHRATLGFSPENLIGSGSFGIVYKGRLDQHGDRLVAVKVLDLKKNGASKSFKAECKALRNIRHRNLVSILSYCSSVDSKGHEFKALVYEFMENGNLDLWLHPETTDQATTSSCLNLFRRLNIAIDVASAVHYLHNQCETTIVHCHLKPSNILLDNDFVAHVGDFGLARLLPETISTSSDQGTSSAVAIKGSIGYAAPEYGMGLPASTQGDVYSYGIFLLEMITRRRPTDDILTDGLNLHNYVNVALPEQVCKIVDPLLLSKGGDQYREMTPGEEKINGRREMEWYIKKILRLTAKMWHSLDLQLYADLKLQSETASLCTHEEIHAYEFLL, encoded by the exons ATGGAGCTTCAAAGTTCCATTTCTTGGGGATTTTGGTCATCGATCTCAATGGACATTCTGATTCTGCTTGTAGTTCTCGCTGCCATCAACAATTCTGCAGTAAATCATGCCTTAGCCACCAATCGACTTCAAAATGAAACTGATAGACTCGCTCTGCTGGAGTTCAAGAGTCAGATATCTGATGATCCACATGCTGTCTTGAACTCGTGGAACCAAACACGACACCATTGCCGATGGCCGGGGATCACATGTGATAGTCGACATCAGAGGGTCACAGCCATAACTCTAACAGGCTGGGGTTTGTCTGGAACCATATCTCCTCATATAGGAAATCTCAGCTTCATGAAATCCATCCATCTGGAGGAAAATCAGTTCCATGGTGAAATTCCACAAGAGGTTGGTCATCTGTTCCGTCTAAGGTTTCTTAACCTATCATATAACCTCCTGAGCGGAGAGATCCCTGTTAGTCTATGCAACTGCTCAAATATGTTAAGCCTTACGCTTACGAGCAACAAACTTGAAGGCAAAGTTCCAATTGAGCTAAGCAAATTGAAGAAGCTTGAAAATCTTTATCTTTCTAAGAACAATTTGACAGGAGAGATTCCTTCCTCCCTCGGAAATCTTTC GATCCCTGCATCTGTTTATAACATATCATCTCTCCATGTCTTTTCAATACCAGTTAATTCTTTTCATGGCAACCTTCCAACCGACGTAGGTCTCACCCTACCAAATCTGCAAGTCCTACAAATTGGGACGAACGACTTCAATGGCAATATTCCACTTTCCATCACCAATGCTTCTAGGCTTGAGCAACTTGACCTTGATAACAATAAGCTTGAAGGGCAAGTTCCCAGTAATTTAGGAGATCTATCAAACCTTCAATTAATAGAACTTTCTGGAAATTGGTTAGGAAGAAATTCTACAGGAGACTTGAATTTCATTGGATCATTGACAAACAATAGCAATCTATATACGATTTTCTTAGATGAAAACAATTTTGGTGGTGAGTTACCTAAGTCCGTGGCAAACCTCACACATGGACTCACTGAATTAGGCATTGAAGGAAATCAATTATGGGGAACTATCCCAGAAGGACTTGGAAATCTTGTCAATCTAATTGTCTTTGACATGTCGTGGAATTCTCTTTCAGGAGTCATACCAAGTGACTTTGGTAAATTTCAAAACTTGCAATATTTGGGTCTAGAACGAAACAGGTTGTCAGGAGAAATTTTGTCAAACTTATGTAATTCTAGCTCTCTGTACCATCTGGGCTTAGCAGACAATCTTTTTGAAGGCAGCGATGTATTTAGCAGTATTCTCATGAACTGTGGAAATCTGCAATATCTGGACGTATCTATAAATAATCTTAGTGGTGTTATATCACCAGAGTTTTTTGAGATGCACACCTTGCTATTATATCTGGGTTTGAGACAGAACACATTCAGTGGTTCTATACCTCTGGAAGTAGGAAAGCTGATGCACATGGTAAATTTCACTGTCGCCTACAACAGATTTTCTGGAGAAATACCCCCATCGCTTGCTGATTGTTTGGATTTAGAGACTCATGAAATGCAGGCCAACTTTTTCGAAGGGACGATTCCCTCAAAATTGGCTTCTCTGAAAGCCATCCAAGTATTAGACCTTTCATTTAACAACTTGGCTGGACAAATACCAAGAGACCTTGAGAAACTTCAGCCGTTGAGGTATCTGAACCTTTCTTATAATGACCTTTATGGGAAGATACCAACAACCGGAATATTTGGGAATGCAAGCCTAATAGTTTTGATGGGAAACAACGAACTTTGTGGAGGCATTACTGAATTGCGTTTCCCGCCTTGTCCATTGATCAtgggaaagaaaaaggaaaagcataAGATCATTGTTCTATTATCCACAGTTTTACCAGTAACATTCTTGGCTCTTGGTATAATATTGTTGTTCTATTTGGGGGTATACCAAAAAAGATATCGAAGAGAAGCCAGCTCATCTTTTGTGCTCCCAACAGTCGATAAGCTGTTAAGAGTTTCTTACCATGAACTCCATCGTGCTACTTTGGGATTTTCTCCAGAAAACTTGATCGGATCAGGAAGTTTTGGGATTGTTTACAAAGGCAGGCTAGATCAACACGGAGATAGGCTTGTTGCAGTTAAAGTTCTTGACCTTAAGAAGAATGGGGCTTCTAAGAGCTTCAAGGCTGAGTGCAAAGCACTAAGAAACATCCGCCATCGAAATTTAGTCTCCATCTTAAGTTATTGCTCCAGCGTTGATTCCAAAGGTCATGAATTCAAGGCTTTAGTTTACGAGTTCATGGAAAATGGAAATCTTGACTTGTGGTTGCATCCAGAAACAactgatcaagcaacaacatcCAGCTGCCTTAATCTTTTTCGGAGGCTGAATATTGCAATTGATGTTGCTTCAGCGGTGCATTATCTTCACAACCAATGTGAAACAACAATTGTTCATTGTCATTTGAAGCCAAGCAACATTCTTCTTGACAATGACTTCGTTGCTCACGTGGGTGATTTTGGATTAGCAAGGCTTCTTCCTGAAACCATCAGTACTTCTTCTGACCAGGGAACCAGCAGTGCTGTTGCAATTAAAGGATCAATCGGATATGCAGCTCCAG AGTACGGGATGGGTCTCCCTGCATCAACTCAAGGCGATGTGTATAGCTATGGGATATTTCTGCTGGAGATGATCACAAGAAGGAGGCCAACAGATGATATATTAACTGATGGCCTAAATCTTCATAACTATGTTAATGTGGCTCTGCCTGAACAAGTTTGCAAGATTGTGGACCCGTTACTTCTTTCAAAAGGAGGAGATCAGTACAGAGAAATGACTCCAGGAGAGGAAAAGATTAATGGCAGAAGAGAGATGGAGT GGTACATCAAGAAAATCTTGAGGCTAACTG